The following nucleotide sequence is from Bacteroidota bacterium.
GCTGGTGCGCTATACCGGTCATCCGGGAGGACAGCGTCATGCCACTCCGCAAGAGATTATTGAAAAGAAACCTAACATGCTAATTGAACATGCTGTGAAAGGTATGTTGCCTAAAAGCCCGCTGGGAAACAGAATGTTTAAGAAACTTTTTGTTTATCCTAATGCCGAGCATCCGCACGCTGCACAAAAACCAAAATCATTATAAACCATGGAAAAAATTACCGTAGGAAGAAGAAAGGCCTCAGTAGCCCGCGCTTTGGTGAAGGCCGGCAAAGGCGTTATTACCATTAACAAGAAAGACCATCAGGATTTTTTCCCATTGGAGTATCTACAGAACAAAGTGGAATCTCCGATAAAATTGTCGGAAAGCGAAGGTAAGTTTGATATTGCCATCACAGTGTTTGGTGGTGGAACAAAAGGTCAGGCAGAAGCTATTTCTCTGGCTATTGCCCGTGCTTTGATCATTGATAATCCAGAGAAGAGACCCGTTTTGAAAAAAGCGAAATTGCTTCGCCGCGATGCCCGTAAAGTGGAGCGGAAAAAGACTGGTTTGCGCAAAGCCCGTAAGCAAGAACAGTATTCTAAGCGTTAATTATTGTTTCAAAAAAATAATCAGAAATATATCATGGAAAGAATTGACCATAAAGATTTATTGGAAGCTCAGGTTCACTTCGGTCACCTCAGAAGGAAGTGGAACCCCAAAATGCTGCCTTTTATCTTCGGCGAAAAGAAGGGGATTCATATCATTGACCTGAACCGTACTTCGGACAAGTTGGAAGAGGCAGCCTTAGCAGCTAAATCCATCGCGAAGAGCGGAAGAAAGATTCTTTTTGTTGCGACAAAAAAGCAAGCAAAGGAAGTGGTGAAACAAGCGGCTCTCCGTGTAGGAATGCCCTTT
It contains:
- the rpsI gene encoding 30S ribosomal protein S9; this translates as MEKITVGRRKASVARALVKAGKGVITINKKDHQDFFPLEYLQNKVESPIKLSESEGKFDIAITVFGGGTKGQAEAISLAIARALIIDNPEKRPVLKKAKLLRRDARKVERKKTGLRKARKQEQYSKR